Sequence from the Amaranthus tricolor cultivar Red isolate AtriRed21 chromosome 1, ASM2621246v1, whole genome shotgun sequence genome:
CAGTTAGTGACACTCCTGAAGCTCCTCTTGTGGTGGCTACGCCCATGAAAGTGACTTCATTCAGCATATCAAACAAGCAATAGCAGTACTACACTGTAACACCAATCTTCTACGCCAGTATCCTTGTGCTTACAAAGTGTACAACTGCATTAGTGGAAACTCGTTTGATGTGTCTTTTTAGTAACAAATTTATGTGGGTTGGATGTTTGTCGGAGAGGCTTGGATGCACCCCGAAATGTCTTGGTTTCTCCTCGTACCGCCTTGCTTTGTGTGGAAATGTTTGTTTCTGTTAGTTCATTAAGGATGTACAAAACAGCATGAATGCAGTATCTTTTCAAGAAGTTGAAGTTGTCTACCTGAGATTGATCAATCTTGTGGTAAATTGATTAGTGTAATctagttttatcattaattgAATTAGTAATAGTGATTAATGAATGATGGTTCATCATATTGCTGTTAAGCTCATCATCATCTTACTGGTGTATGGTTTTTAGACTATTTGCAATATTCAGTCTATATTACTTAAGtcccaaacttgattttttcttTAGAAAATAACCTCTCCATTGGCTTAAAACTGAACTAGAGATGTTCAAATATCACCCAGTCTGAAAATCTGTATTGAAATCGAAAGCTATCTAACccaaaaatatcatttttttgtgtttgtgtaAGCAAACCAAATGATAACAAAACGGATAAATTGAACCCGAATTGTGATTGATTTTTTGTAATCAACGTAAAATGTAGACAGAATTACAGGAACAAGTTGTATAATTCTGGCCATCAATAAGGAAACTGAAGAAGGTTCTCTCAAACCATTTCAATTTTATCAAACTgaacttcaatgatcattattagacaaaaaaagtaaaaaacaaaAGCAACAAGAGAAACAAGACAAAGTTGTTGCCAGTGGAATATACAAGGCTTTCTTATTCCAAACAACATTCCAATTTCCTTTACATttacatacaaaaaaaaatcaaaagtacCTATAAGTATTTTTTAACCATTGACACAAAATCGATGCTTAACAATTTTGCTTGCCATCGCCTCTAGTTTTCCGATATTGGTTCAAGTTCCTAAAACGATAACAAAAGTGTTAAAACGGTTCAAACCAACATCGgcataatataattataaatgaatCAGTATGAGGTTAATGTGAGAAAGTAGCATATACCCCTGCAGATAGGAAAATCATGTTTTCTGCACCAGAAGATTTTAGCAGTTTTTCCCGTTTAGGATCCACAGGTGAATGCCTGAAAGCATGGCTCGCTAGATATGACTTGGAAGACGGATTCCTCGAGGTCATTGAAGGCAATGTACGAGAGAGCCAGGACTCAGATGGAGACTTGGGTAGTAATGGGGTCAAACCAAGTGAAGAACCGAACATTTTGGATTGTTTCATGCTTTTAACATCAGCTTTTTGTGACTGTAGAGCATCAACAATTGAGACGTCTTGAACGTCTTTCTGCAAGTTTTTGATGCCTTCACTGACATCCTCGAAAAACTTATCTGAAGTCAACAAAGCAGTACACGTAGTAGTGTCAGGACTTTCTGATCGGGTTATGGCTTTCTCTTCCGCACAACAAAGAGACTTGATATCTTGCAGTGAATCCACGGAAGGGTTCCTTCCTCTGGATTCCGGTGAGCTTGAATGTGAATGTCGAGACTCCGCCATACTTTCGGAGTCTACATACAAGGTTTTTTCATTTGCAGGCCGATTTACTAAACTGCTTGCGTTTTCAGTATCCTGTTCAGCTGAGTCCGATTTATTTTTAGGCAAGTTCGGCTTACAGCTACCGAAATCTCTAGGTTCCCCGGGAAGACCAAGGAACTGCTTTTCTCTATTGAGGAATAATTGAGGTAAAGCATTCTTCTCCTTTGCCATACCATTTCGACCCACATGGCCATTCATCAATGATTCTTCTGTAGCAGTGTATCCGTTGGTCGTTCTTTTCACTTCGCCTCGATAATTTATTATAGCATCCTGCATAGAATTAATTGTTTCCATTTATGAGGATGGGGGAATAGGAAAGTATTAAAATGTTAGAATGGCAAGGGTCGAGTTCCACTGCGAATTGTGCTTGAGTGAACCGTGCGAACCTGTTACTTTCTAGCCAAAAAATGTTATTATTGGCAAAAACGTTACTTTTCAACCATAAAAAATCTAGGAAAAAAATAGTCACACTTTTTGTTATAAAGTAATAGGTTCGAACAGTTTACACTTAAGCATAGCTCACACTTGAACTTCTCCCAGAATggcaataaataaataaccttgCTTACTTTGTGCTTATTATCACTACCAAGTGATGCATATGCTGGTCTTGTACGTACACTTCGGACTGAGGAAGCCACTTGCACGTGATCTCTCATCCCTGGTATTGGATTTAGCATACAAAAACTCGGCATTAAACCACAAAGCTTGAGAGATAAATCTTCTGCTTCATCGGAATCATCCTCCTCATCCAATTCATCCTCATTGATGTTAAGAGATAGTGGGTCCAGAAATGTATCGTACGAAGGGG
This genomic interval carries:
- the LOC130813914 gene encoding uncharacterized protein LOC130813914, producing MMEEKQLNFNQPLLSVRRGTSITAPPEKERKTDNPHPSLPPLPYYKSELKSGPIRNPGVVPFQWEQMPGRPKGENKARNNTLDCTPPVPKLPPGRTPNHLRKQTDEALRDSPTSSSRYRAEYDNLHSSENSSLDKVLSEVEESEKEIEGKDASSSDDENVSYVDARETLSRTESFFNCSVSGVSGLDGPDSSGPFSDPQTRDFMMGRFLPAAKAVASETPAFASRRHPAAKEQSKPVVKMVKLKNQSPSYDTFLDPLSLNINEDELDEEDDSDEAEDLSLKLCGLMPSFCMLNPIPGMRDHVQVASSVRSVRTRPAYASLGSDNKHKDAIINYRGEVKRTTNGYTATEESLMNGHVGRNGMAKEKNALPQLFLNREKQFLGLPGEPRDFGSCKPNLPKNKSDSAEQDTENASSLVNRPANEKTLYVDSESMAESRHSHSSSPESRGRNPSVDSLQDIKSLCCAEEKAITRSESPDTTTCTALLTSDKFFEDVSEGIKNLQKDVQDVSIVDALQSQKADVKSMKQSKMFGSSLGLTPLLPKSPSESWLSRTLPSMTSRNPSSKSYLASHAFRHSPVDPKREKLLKSSGAENMIFLSAGELEPISEN